TGTAATTGGATTGCACGGTATAAATATTTCAATTCCATCCTAACTCAACCAACGTAGGTAACGGCTTTCGGGTGAAAAACTGTGAAACAAACACGTCCTTGGTGTTATGACTTCACATTGAGCTTCATGTAATCCAGATTATGGCGTGGCTCTCCTGATAGATGTTCTGTTCTGCAGTAGAACATATCTCAGACCTCCAAAAAGATTACAGGCACaatttatatatataattttgctCACAGTGAGCCATACCCAGATACCCTGCCAAGATTTGGGACCAATGCAATTCCCGAATTTAAGAGCAACGTAACTTAGAGATTCAGTAACATGTGAGTGGCATACAAGTAGCACTAGGAAAACACTATAGCTTGCCGGGTTACAAAAACAAAAACTTAAGACGAAATAGATTGCCCAGGACTATGAATAGATGGATATAGTCATATAGAGATAGATAGATGTTGTTCAGTAGATCAAGCTTCTTCGTCGCTGTAGATGACGTCGTAGTGGTGGTCGGGGAGGTTGGCCCTTGGGTCGTCGTCGTTGAAGACGTCGACCTGGACGTAGGCGTAGCCGTCGCGCTTGAAGTCGGCGAGGACCCTCTCGTCGTGGTCGCGCTGAGCCTTGATGGCGTCCATGGCCTCGCGGCACTCCTCGGGGAGGTGGGGCAGGGGAGGGCGAGGCTTCTTGTCCCACTCGAGCAGCCACTTGATGTAGCCGTTCCGATGGTCCATCTTCACCATTCTCTGCTCCTTGAGAATCCAAACCCGTCAACCAGATACAGGTCGAGCCTCAACCAATCAGGGTCTGCGGCACCACCAGCAGGCGCCGCCTCGTTCTCCATCGGGATCGAAGCCCCCTCCGTCGAGATCGATCGATTCCGAGGGTGGATAGTGTTGGCCGGGTGCTCCGGGGTGCCGTGTCGTACATATAGTCGTCCCAAGGCTGGCCCTGTTCGAAACGGACTCCTTAGCAGACGGCCCATGggcttctttttcttttttatcaGGAACACCTTGCATTCCAAAAGTTACGAGGGACCGACCAAATCAACGGTCACAGCACGGGATACATCGACCGGGAGGTCACTATGCCAGATATGTTGGCCTACAGACTCATCATTCGACCCAACTCCTGCCAACACATGTGCTGGGGTATTACAAGTTCTAGGACAGTACAGGATTTTGTACTCGATGAAGCCTAGCTGAAGCTGAAATTTTGCTTCCCGGAACAGCACACCAAGAGGTCCACGATCTTGGGTAGTAGAGTTGACCGCTTGCTGCAAGTTGATGCAATCCGTCTCAAAAAGAACACGGCCATGCCAAAAGATACAGCTATATTGATAGCTCTAAGCAGTGCTTCAGACTCCGCGTGTAACGCACAGGAAAGATTTTTGAGCTTACCCGCCGCTGCCATGACTACCTCTCCTGAACTATCGCGTGCAATGATCCCCCAGCCTCCAGAGTTCTCGTCAGGCCTGTACGGCGCATCAACATTTATCTTTATGAACTCTGGTGGAGGAGCGGCCCACTTTGGTGTTTGGACAACAGGATTCTTTTCCTCCTTACGACCAAGATAAGTAGTCCATTCAGTAGTTTGGAAACCAACTCGAGCTTGGAACTCCTCGGCTGAGAGCCTTTTCTTTTGGTGATTTGCAGCATTTCTCTCCGACCACCAGGACCATAATAGGCAGATTGTCCGTAGTTTGGTAGCTTGGGGAAGCTTAAAAACCACAACGAGTAGTTCTTTCGGCGACGCACAAGTAAGAAGTTGCTGCCTAGTGTATTCAAGCCCAGAGCTCCCCCATATTTTCTTCACCTCCTTGCAGCGCAGAAAAAGATGGCCCCCATCCTCAAATTGCCGAAGACACAGCAAGCATCTAGCATCCAACTCAACCCCAATTCGTACAATATTCCTGAACATAGGATGGCTGTTATGTGCGAATCTCCACATGAAATGGTGGACCCTTGGAGGCCGGGCACTGAATTTTCCACAGGGCTCTCCAGAAGACTGGTCTATCCTCTTGTCCCGATGAACTTTCGCCTGCCTGCCGTGTTTTTTGCTGTTGCAACAACTGCACGTACACCCTATAAGCTGATCTGACCGAAAAACAACCCTTATTGTCGAAATGCCAAGCTACAAAGTCATTATATTGATCATAGATTGGTATGGTCAGGATTGGAGTATTTAACCAAAAACTACCACAATTCGCGGAAACGTGACAGAAAACTATCACTTTACGATTTTGTCccaaaaactaccacttttttaTTAATCCGTGGCAAAAAACTACCAAGCGTGAAAACTGCTCGCTTTGCCTGGGTTAAACCCGAATCTGACTGCCCGACCCCACACATAAGCGGGCTAAAAATGCAATCAGGTCCCTAGTTTTTCTTAAAAAAAGCAATCCAGTCCCTCACCATATCCGCCGGCAccgcctccttctcctcctcgtcgccggCCAGCCTCGGGCCACCGCCGCGTCCTGGTCCTTCCACTCCTGTCCTTGTGTTGCTTCCCTGTTGACTCGAGCCGCTGATCATGTCCTCCGACGCCTGCCAGAGCCGCGCGGCCTTGCGGCGGCTTGCGGCGGCCGGCGACGGCAGCGCCTCGTTGCAGTCAGCGGAGTAGCGGCCGGACACGCCGGCTAGCCTCGGGTGCACCGCCGTGTAGCACGTGGTCGCCGCTGCCTGCACGCGAGAAGAGAGGGCACTACGTACGTCAGCAAGAGGGGGCGAGCGGCGCATTAACTGCGGAAAGCAGAGCCTCCGGCGCGGCGGGGCAAGGCGCAGAACAGAGTGCAGCGATGACAGAGACATGTCCGCATATGATAACGCAGTTGAATGATCGTCACCTGTGGGATGGTCTTGAGCAGCTTGGAGAACAGTACGAAGACGAGATCTGTGATGAGCCCCTCTCAGTCACGGTTGAGGCGCGTCCTCACGATGCCGGGGTGCACGCAGTTCGCCGTCACGTCCGCGCCCATCTCCTGGAGGCGGGCGGCGAGCTCCTTGGTGTGCAGCACGTTGGCGAGCTTGGACACCGCGTAGGCCTGCGTCGCGTCATAGGGTCTGGACGCGGCGGTGCACCCGAGGCTGGccggcgacgaggaggagaaggaggcggTGCCGGCGGACATGGTGAGGGACTGGATTGCTTTTTTAAGAAAAACTAGGGACCAGATTGCATTTTTAGCCCGCTTATGTGTGGGGTCGGGCAGTCAGATTCGGGTTTAACCCAGGCAAAGCGAGCAGTTTTCACACTTGGTAGTTTTTTGCCACGGATTAATAAAAAAGTGGTAGTTTTCGGGATAAAATCGTAAAGTGGTAGTTTTCTGTCACGTTTCCGCGAATTGTGGTAGGTTTTGGTTAAATACTCTCAGGATTGTGCTTGCATCCTCTGGACAGAAAGTTTGCCTCACCAGACCATCATCCCAGCTGTTCGTGGTAGGATTGATCAGATCAGACACTCGCGTGAGAAGGTGTCCTCCCTGGAGGGTACGTGGGCGCCGGGTGTCATTTGATGGTAGCCATGGATCCGTCCACATGTTAATTTGTTCCCCTGATCCCACCCTCCAGATCATCCCTGCCTTAATCACCTGAACACCTTGTAATAGGCTCCTCCATACATAGCTCATCCCCGACTGTGCTGTAGCCTTCAGGACGTCCCCGTGGGGAAAGTACTTGGCTTGCAGAATTTGTGCGCATAGACTTTTCGGAACTTGGATCAAACGCCACACCTGACGTGCCAACATGGCTACATTAAACGCATGTAGATCGTGAAAGCCCAGACCACCCTGCTCCTTCGGCAACATCATCTTTTCCCAACTTACCCAATGGTGTTTCTCCTCATCTTCTTGGTTAGCCCACCAAAAATTACACACCATATGGCTGATGCTCTCACACAGAGCTTTTGTGAGGTCAAAACACGACATGGCATATGTCGGTATAGCTTGGATCGCTGCTTTGATTAGGACCTCTTTTGCTGCTTTAGAGAGAAGTTTATTTTCCAACCCTTCATGATCTCCCATATCTTCTCTCTCGTAAATACTCGAAACATTTCTGCCTAGACTGACCAATATAGCTAGGTAAACCGAGGTACTTTGTAGGTGTCTAACCTTGCCCTAGCTTCTCTCTCAAAAAAAAACTTGCCCTAGCTCTCCCTCTacctagctctctctctctcctcgccCTATACCAAACcgaagcaaggaagaagaagcaagaAGAAGGAGGACACAGTGGAGTTCCGGCGCACGAATGCCCGCCGCACGAACGACATTGTTTCACCCTTGAGCATGAACTCGAGCTCACTCCATGCTCATTACAACGAGCACCTCACGGTATACCCTGGACTGCGCTGGGCACGACCCGCACGCCTCCACTCCCTTGAGTCCACGTTCTGGCCCGCTCTGGCCACGACCACCACGCGCATGCACGCGCCCAGCTCGCGGCGAGCCCTCAACAGAGCGTCTCAGCTACCCGGTCCAACTCGCCAACGGCTTCCTAGTCCTACGGTGCAACGTGCACACGCCATGCCCGCACCCTAGTTCATGAAAAAAATCATCCTTACACAACCCAAACTCTGCATAATTCAATATGTAGACGGCTGAAGAAAGCTAGGACTGTTATATAGTTTCTCGGGATTTGACCATCTATTTTCAAGTAGTAGTCCGAGAAATAGAAAGAGTGTCGCAATTCCGCATAACAAATTGGACAACTAGCTAGGTCACATCGATATacacaaaataacaaaaatatCCCAAGTCAACAATGATATGCACTGAAGGGCTACTCAAATATGTCCCAGTTAAGACTTCCTCAGAGATTCCAAACTTAGAAGCATGTCATAAATTTCAAATTATAGCATTTCGTAATGGCAGCATATCTCGTGAATCCGAGCTTATTGTGTATCCATGTATCCCTGTGATCTCAGCCATTAACACTAAATCATGCGCCTCCCGTGCAGCAACAGGAACATTTACAATTAGCCGCCCGCTTTTGGACCTAACAACCATTTATTTTGCAGCAAACCCCCCAAAAGTCTGTCCTCCACGATCCTCAACCGAGGTCCCCAAGTCGTTTCGTGCTGCCCCAAATCCTCTGATCCTCTACTGCCAAATCCCGCACGCCGTCGCTCCAAAACCTAAATCCCAACCCAAGCCCTCGTGCGATAGCAACCTTGGGCTGGACGGCTCCCATGAAGTCCGTTTGCGACGGCAACCAAGAAGGGACGACAACGGCGACCAGCGACAACAACGGAGATCCGGCGGCCGTCTCAACGACGAAGCCATGGCGAATTGATGGTTCCGTGACGGTGACGACTCGTCTCAAATGCGGCGCCAACACCCCCGGATAGCCTCCTACAACCACGACAGTCCCGATGTTGTAGCATGACGTCTGTAGGAAGCTGTTTCTTGACTGTAGCAGATGTATTAGTGCGATGCTTAATGGCATGTCATGCTTAATTGCTTTGCTTATAGCCTGTAGCCTGTAGAGATGTAGGCATGCCGAAGATGTACTAGTGCAGTGCTTGTATCCTATATGAAGTCAGTTTGCTTATATCCTGAAGCTGTAGGTTGGAGTAACAGATTGTACTAGTGCAATTCTTGCTCACATAGTCATATTAGTGAAATTCCTGTCAGTTTGCTTGGCATTTGATGATTTGAAGAAAAAAGCGTTCGCTGCTACTGTGAAAAAATTCGGTGACTAGTTCAGTTATGCATTGAAAAAAATAGGTGACTTCATGTGGTCAAAACATGTAGTGATCAGCAACCTTTTTTGACTTAAAGGAAGTGGTCTGCAACATCATTGCCCGGTTTTGAGATCAATGCCATAAGCAAAAATTCAGTTTGAAAGGTTCCCATGAAGTGACTAGATCCATTATGTGTTGAAACTTTCTGAGTTATTGTGGTTGAAGCAAATACTGTTCAGTAAAGCTTCTGAACTACAAGAAGTGGCTTGTGATGTGTTTGTTCAGTTTTGAGATCAAACATATAAGCGACGCGACACTATGAAAAGTTTATTGAACATTTGCCCTAGGTCTTGGTTGATCAAATATATTGACAAAATTGCATTGTTTGTCCTTCTACGATGCTAGTCTGAGGAAAAATattggtgcaacagcaagcatgGTCAACATTTGAAATCCTGAACTTCAGCTTCATATTTAACCATCTAACAGATATGAAGGGGCAATAAAATTGCATGTACTGCCACTATACAGCCTCTCAAGTTACATAGAAACCAGAAATGTCATCATGCTTCCATACTTGGTAGAAAAAGATTAAGTGGATACATATGTTCAATATTCTATAACAATTTGACAAGCATCATAACTTGTCAGAAATCAACTAAACTTTAATTGGATATAACACAAATTCTGATCCATTATATGACTTCAGTATATCAAATTGCAAATAATATAACATAGATTAAATCATTATTTGCTTGGACAATTTTGCATATCAGGAAGCACCATTTGGTTGCACATCTTCCGCAATCAAGCTCCTTTTCCCTTGAATAGTTTTGCTTGGACAATTGCGACTATCATGAAACACCATTTGCTTGCATGTCTTGCACAAGCGTGCAACCTTTAACTTCGCTTCTTTGTCCTTCCTTTTCCTATCACCCTCCTTGATCTCCTTTCCACTCTTTATTCTTTTGCATCTCCCCACGGTACGAACATCAGTTGGTGGATGTATATGAACTTCTGTAGGAATATTACAACCAATAAAAGCCTCATATTCCTCTTGCCTAGTGTTCTGTGTGGCTgcagggaccatttggtctaaagGCGCCTCAATGCTCAACACACTTGATGTTAAGAAGTCCATGCCTTCATTTGAGTGCTTTGCCTTTTGAATCAGCTCTTCCATCTTATCACGTACAGTCGAAATCTTCTTTCTCGTGGATGCATCTAGTGAATCTGTGGGCTTTTCTTCTAGTAGGTTCCCCTGTTCATCATAAACATTCTCCCTGAAAAGCAAAAAAGATATTGTTAGTCCTATGATTTTGAAATTACAATAAGAAATTGATTGACGTGCATTTTTTTACCTCTTGCACCGTTTCTGCCATCTTTTCATAATGTAGTAGTTGGGAAGCTCGTTTTGGTTCTCAATCCTCAACACTTGGATAATATGTCGACATGGAATACCGATTGACTCAAATAACTTGCACGGACAATTTGCTATCATGGTTGTAGTGTCATAGGAGACCTCCCTAACCTTATCAGATCGACCTCTCAGGGTCACCATTTTTAACCCCACACCTTGTGCAATACCCTGAACACAACAATGATCTCTAGCAGCAATAACTTGTAGCTGAAATTTCTCGAATACCTCATATGTGAATACCTCACTACCTTGTTTCTCCATTGTCCATGGCGTAAATAGTTGTGGGGTGGTATGCATGCTTCTATTGTCTGCCATTAATTCTTCCTCACGTTGGCATTCTAAAGCTGTGTCGAACCTAAGCCAGAACTCAACAAAAGCAAGCCTACGATGAATGAAACGGTTGAAAAAAGAATTTGCACTTTCTGACCTTGAAGTGGTTCGGAGCAAGCCCGCAAGAGATATATCCATAAAGTAGGCTGGTATCCATGTATCTCTAATGGTAAACCTCTTAGCTAACCACTCGTTATCCTCCAACCCAAAATCTGTAATGATGGAATTCCATTGTGATTCAAACTCACTTGCAGTTTCTGAACCCCAAACACATGAGTTCAA
This sequence is a window from Aegilops tauschii subsp. strangulata cultivar AL8/78 chromosome 7, Aet v6.0, whole genome shotgun sequence. Protein-coding genes within it:
- the LOC109784669 gene encoding protein FAR1-RELATED SEQUENCE 5-like — encoded protein: MALPTTDRQSNRQRVGKSTASPIKSGEEISYFRLFLTLQSSSFTPECDEHLKPKVGMTFEGLEAVEKFYKAYAHQSGFGVRIGQQKKIENKVVRTKRFMCNREGFKSKDIKEINDPLRKRRKQTDTRCGCDAHIFVRLCGENTYKIDSWIEHHVHGLVSPDKRHLIRSNRRVSERAKNTLYTCHKASIGTSQAYRLLQVSEGGIPNAGCTKRDLQNYYRGLRYKIRDADAQMFVAQLARKQEVNSAFFYDFEVNDEGNLVRVFWADATSRKNYSHFGDVISFDSTYTTNQYNMIFTPCTGVNHHLQSVLFGAGFLSNEKDESYIWLFQTFLKAMGGVAPRLIITDEAASIKNGIDKVLPATMHRLCMWHIMEKVPEKVGPLIREDSEFWPRLNSCVWGSETASEFESQWNSIITDFGLEDNEWLAKRFTIRDTWIPAYFMDISLAGLLRTTSRSESANSFFNRFIHRRLAFVEFWLRFDTALECQREEELMADNRSMHTTPQLFTPWTMEKQGSEVFTYEVFEKFQLQVIAARDHCCVQGIAQGVGLKMVTLRGRSDKVREVSYDTTTMIANCPCKLFESIGIPCRHIIQVLRIENQNELPNYYIMKRWQKRCKRENVYDEQGNLLEEKPTDSLDASTRKKISTVRDKMEELIQKAKHSNEGMDFLTSSVLSIEAPLDQMVPAATQNTRQEEYEAFIGCNIPTEVHIHPPTDVRTVGRCKRIKSGKEIKEGDRKRKDKEAKLKVARLCKTCKQMVFHDSRNCPSKTIQGKRSLIAEDVQPNGAS